Proteins from a single region of Azospira inquinata:
- the infB gene encoding translation initiation factor IF-2, protein MAQTSVSQFAAELKMPADMLLEQLKKAGVDKSAPDDMLSEQDKNRLLESLRRSHGDGQGKTKITLTRKQTSEIRAQDSTGKTRTVQVEVRKKRVLVKRDPAELAAEEAAAKAKEAGGAAPVAPVTPAPVQEAAPVSQPEAPVVPEGAPVVEAPVAKAEPAPQEVKAEAPVAPAPVAAPQAPVSAAPEAPAPAPQKPAAEAKAPVAEKTPAKAPEAAPAAPAGKKPEGAHEAPKRRVIKHVRPKLDVAAIIGEDELRFRAEEDRRQHALLERQAQELREKQKREADLVRMRQEAETKAAALKAAEAAKQAAAQKTKSAPAEEKGAHKDAKAGDTAKGAKKEGWKDDGKKRSGIKTRGGDSGSGWRSGKHGGRKNRNNSNGDDSSSSNFQVPTEPIVHDVHVPETISVADLAHKMAVKATEVIKTLMKMGSMVTINQVLDQETAMIVVEEMGHKAFAAKLDDPDAFLDESAEEPKNLVLEPRAPVVTVMGHVDHGKTSLLDYIRRAKVAAGEAGGITQHIGAYHVKTSRGSITFLDTPGHEAFTAMRARGAKATDIVILVVAADDGVMPQTREAIHHAKAANVPIVVAVNKIDKPEANPERVKQELVAEGVVPEEYGGDSPFVHVSAKKGMGIDELLEQVLLQAEILELKAPKEAPAKGLIIEARLDKGKGAVATVLVSSGTLHRGDIVLVGRVWGRVRAMLDETGKSIESAGPSIPVEVQGLSDVPAAGEEVMVLNDERKAREIALFRQGKFREVKLAKQQAAKLESMFEHMGEGEVKTLPLIIKADVQGSQEALVQSLLKLSTDEVKVSVIHAAVGAISETDVNLASASNAVILGFNTRADSGARKAAESFGVDIRYYNVIYEAVDEVKAALSGMLTPEKREQVVGQVEIRQVYHISKIGSIAGCYVQEGVVHRHSRIRLLRNHVVVWDGELDSLKRFKDDVKEVRANFECGLSLKGFNDIEVGDQLEVYEIQEVARSL, encoded by the coding sequence ATGGCGCAAACCAGCGTTTCCCAATTCGCCGCCGAGTTAAAGATGCCGGCGGACATGCTGCTTGAGCAGCTGAAAAAGGCCGGTGTGGATAAGTCGGCCCCAGATGACATGCTTTCCGAGCAGGACAAAAACCGTCTGTTGGAGTCCTTGCGGCGTTCCCATGGTGATGGCCAGGGCAAGACCAAGATCACCCTGACCCGCAAGCAGACCAGCGAAATCCGGGCTCAGGATTCCACGGGCAAGACCCGTACCGTCCAGGTCGAAGTCCGGAAAAAACGGGTTCTGGTCAAGCGGGACCCGGCGGAACTGGCGGCGGAAGAAGCCGCTGCCAAGGCCAAGGAAGCCGGCGGTGCTGCTCCGGTTGCACCGGTGACCCCGGCTCCGGTTCAGGAAGCCGCCCCGGTGAGCCAGCCGGAAGCCCCCGTGGTGCCGGAAGGGGCTCCCGTGGTTGAAGCCCCGGTGGCCAAGGCCGAGCCCGCGCCCCAGGAAGTCAAGGCGGAAGCTCCGGTGGCTCCGGCCCCCGTGGCCGCGCCCCAAGCGCCCGTTTCTGCGGCTCCGGAAGCTCCGGCGCCAGCGCCCCAAAAGCCCGCTGCCGAAGCCAAGGCCCCGGTGGCAGAAAAAACTCCGGCCAAGGCTCCTGAAGCGGCTCCGGCTGCCCCCGCAGGCAAGAAGCCGGAGGGTGCCCATGAAGCCCCGAAACGCCGGGTGATCAAGCACGTCCGTCCCAAGTTGGACGTGGCGGCCATCATCGGCGAAGACGAATTGCGCTTCCGTGCTGAGGAAGACCGGCGCCAACACGCCCTGCTGGAACGCCAAGCCCAGGAACTCCGGGAAAAGCAAAAGCGGGAAGCGGACCTGGTTCGGATGCGTCAGGAAGCGGAAACCAAGGCTGCTGCCCTGAAGGCTGCGGAAGCGGCCAAGCAGGCTGCCGCCCAGAAGACCAAATCCGCTCCGGCGGAAGAGAAGGGTGCCCACAAAGACGCCAAGGCTGGCGATACTGCCAAGGGCGCCAAGAAGGAAGGCTGGAAGGACGACGGCAAGAAGCGCTCTGGCATCAAGACCCGGGGCGGGGATAGCGGCAGCGGCTGGCGCAGTGGTAAGCACGGTGGCCGGAAGAATCGGAACAACAGCAATGGGGACGACTCTTCCTCCTCCAACTTCCAGGTGCCGACCGAGCCCATCGTCCATGATGTGCATGTGCCGGAAACCATTTCCGTGGCCGATCTGGCCCACAAAATGGCCGTCAAGGCTACGGAAGTCATTAAGACCCTGATGAAAATGGGGTCCATGGTGACCATCAACCAGGTGCTGGACCAGGAAACCGCCATGATTGTGGTGGAAGAAATGGGCCACAAGGCGTTCGCCGCCAAGCTGGATGATCCGGATGCCTTCCTGGATGAAAGCGCGGAAGAACCCAAGAATCTGGTGCTGGAGCCCCGGGCTCCGGTGGTGACCGTCATGGGCCACGTGGACCACGGCAAGACCTCCCTGCTGGACTACATCCGGCGGGCCAAGGTGGCGGCCGGGGAAGCGGGGGGCATTACCCAGCACATCGGCGCCTATCACGTGAAGACCAGTCGGGGTTCCATCACCTTCCTGGATACCCCGGGGCACGAAGCCTTTACGGCCATGCGGGCTCGGGGCGCCAAGGCCACCGATATCGTAATTTTGGTGGTGGCGGCGGACGACGGGGTGATGCCCCAGACCCGGGAAGCCATCCACCACGCCAAGGCGGCCAATGTGCCCATCGTGGTGGCGGTGAATAAGATCGACAAGCCGGAAGCCAACCCGGAACGGGTCAAGCAGGAACTGGTGGCCGAGGGTGTGGTGCCGGAAGAATACGGTGGCGATTCCCCCTTCGTTCATGTTTCTGCCAAGAAGGGCATGGGCATTGACGAATTGCTGGAACAGGTACTGCTGCAAGCGGAAATCCTGGAACTGAAGGCGCCCAAGGAAGCCCCCGCCAAGGGGCTGATCATCGAAGCCCGTCTGGACAAGGGCAAGGGGGCCGTGGCCACCGTGCTGGTGTCCTCCGGTACCCTGCATCGGGGCGACATTGTCCTGGTGGGCCGGGTCTGGGGTCGGGTGCGGGCCATGCTGGATGAAACCGGCAAGTCCATCGAATCCGCCGGACCTTCCATTCCGGTGGAAGTCCAGGGGCTCTCCGACGTGCCTGCGGCCGGCGAAGAGGTCATGGTCCTCAACGACGAACGCAAGGCTCGGGAAATCGCCCTGTTCCGCCAAGGCAAGTTCCGGGAAGTGAAGCTGGCCAAGCAACAGGCCGCCAAGCTGGAGTCCATGTTCGAACACATGGGCGAAGGGGAGGTGAAGACCCTGCCGCTGATTATCAAGGCCGACGTACAAGGTTCCCAGGAAGCCCTGGTCCAGTCCCTGCTCAAGCTTTCCACCGACGAGGTGAAGGTGAGCGTGATTCACGCGGCGGTGGGGGCCATTTCCGAAACCGACGTGAATCTGGCTTCTGCTTCCAACGCCGTGATCCTGGGCTTCAACACCCGGGCCGACTCGGGAGCCCGCAAGGCGGCCGAGTCCTTCGGGGTGGATATCCGCTACTACAACGTTATCTATGAAGCTGTGGATGAAGTGAAGGCGGCCCTCTCCGGCATGCTGACCCCGGAAAAGCGGGAGCAGGTGGTGGGGCAGGTGGAAATCCGTCAGGTCTATCACATCTCCAAGATCGGCTCCATTGCGGGTTGCTACGTCCAGGAAGGGGTGGTGCATCGCCACTCCCGCATCCGCCTGCTGCGCAACCACGTGGTGGTGTGGGACGGAGAGCTGGATTCCCTTAAGCGCTTCAAGGACGACGTCAAGGAAGTGCGGGCCAATTTCGAATGCGGTCTTTCCCTCAAGGGCTTCAACGACATCGAAGTGGGCGACCAGCTGGAAGTGTACGAAATCCAAGAAGTGGCGCGGAGTCTCTAA
- a CDS encoding site-2 protease family protein: MDSLIQIIAVAALPVIFAITLHEAAHGYAARFFGDRTAEREGRISLNPLRHIDPVGTVLVPVVILLLSGASLLFGWAKPVPVDFSRLRRPKQDMLWVAAAGPGANLFMALAWGLLFKLAQVLPDTAYTLPMLKMADIGMDINMALMLLNLLPLPPLDGGRILVSLLPIRQAIAFSRIEPWGFPLLLLLLFTGVLSAVLNPLMGLMRLLLALLFNFHA; encoded by the coding sequence ATGGACTCCCTGATCCAAATCATCGCCGTTGCGGCCTTGCCCGTAATTTTCGCCATTACCCTCCATGAAGCGGCCCATGGCTATGCGGCCCGCTTTTTCGGCGACCGGACGGCGGAAAGGGAAGGACGCATCAGCTTGAATCCCCTGCGTCACATCGACCCGGTGGGAACGGTGCTGGTGCCGGTGGTGATTCTGCTCCTCTCCGGGGCTAGCCTGCTGTTCGGCTGGGCCAAGCCGGTGCCGGTGGATTTTTCCCGGCTGCGCCGTCCCAAGCAGGACATGCTTTGGGTGGCCGCCGCCGGGCCCGGCGCCAATTTGTTTATGGCCCTGGCCTGGGGCCTGCTCTTCAAGCTGGCCCAGGTGCTGCCGGATACGGCCTATACCCTGCCCATGCTGAAAATGGCGGATATCGGCATGGACATCAACATGGCCTTGATGCTCCTCAATCTGCTGCCCCTGCCGCCCCTGGATGGGGGCCGTATTCTGGTGAGCCTGCTGCCCATTCGCCAGGCCATCGCCTTTTCCCGCATCGAGCCCTGGGGTTTTCCCCTGCTGTTGCTCCTGCTGTTTACCGGGGTGTTGAGCGCGGTGCTGAATCCGCTTATGGGCCTGATGCGCCTCCTGCTCGCTCTCCTTTTCAATTTTCACGCCTAG
- the rluB gene encoding 23S rRNA pseudouridine(2605) synthase RluB, with translation MPNQSDRKKRPAAPKSPSSRSEGQGAGRGKAPRGRGAARQEGAEDSRGGRRPAGSKSPARFQPPQPRESLPGGRGRRRPVAPPSAQDWDDGEEWVERRGRSGDGDSPTESPEPARRGRPAQGRSGARAGGRGTVALAAEDKPERLHKLLAQSGVGSRREMEEWITAGRVNVNGETATLGLVVSPGDRVKVNGRLVNLKFAASRVPRVILYHKPEGQIVSRADPEGRESVFDALPRMRGGRWIAIGRLDYNTSGLLLFTTSGELANRLMHPRYNLRREYAARVLGEMEPEALAQLTQGVELEDGVAQFATLEDGGGQGANHWYRVSLFEGRNREVRRMFEAVGATVSRLIRLSYGPFVLPSNLKRGQVRELTEAEVAKLMGDFGLPVPKITPLRDKNKRR, from the coding sequence ATGCCCAATCAATCTGACCGTAAAAAACGCCCGGCCGCCCCCAAGTCCCCTTCCTCTCGTTCTGAGGGCCAGGGGGCCGGGCGGGGCAAGGCGCCCCGGGGCCGGGGTGCGGCGCGCCAGGAAGGGGCGGAGGACTCCCGGGGCGGACGGCGCCCCGCGGGAAGTAAATCCCCCGCCCGGTTTCAGCCGCCCCAGCCCCGGGAATCCTTGCCTGGTGGCCGGGGACGGCGCCGTCCGGTGGCTCCGCCCTCTGCCCAGGATTGGGATGATGGGGAAGAATGGGTGGAACGGCGCGGTCGCTCTGGTGACGGGGATAGCCCCACCGAATCTCCCGAGCCTGCCCGTCGGGGACGGCCCGCCCAGGGACGTTCCGGCGCTCGAGCGGGAGGCCGGGGCACTGTCGCCCTGGCGGCGGAAGACAAGCCGGAACGGCTGCACAAGCTCCTGGCCCAGAGCGGCGTGGGTTCCCGTCGGGAAATGGAAGAATGGATCACCGCCGGTCGGGTGAATGTGAACGGGGAGACCGCTACCCTGGGTCTGGTGGTTTCTCCCGGGGATCGGGTCAAGGTCAATGGCCGGTTGGTGAACCTGAAGTTCGCCGCCAGCCGGGTGCCCCGGGTAATTCTGTACCACAAGCCGGAAGGCCAGATTGTTTCCCGGGCCGACCCGGAAGGGCGGGAATCCGTGTTTGATGCCCTGCCTCGTATGCGGGGCGGGCGTTGGATCGCCATTGGTCGGCTGGATTACAACACCAGCGGCCTGCTGCTCTTTACTACCTCCGGGGAACTGGCCAATCGGCTCATGCACCCCCGCTACAACCTGCGCCGTGAATACGCGGCCCGGGTGTTGGGGGAAATGGAGCCGGAAGCCCTGGCCCAGCTTACCCAAGGCGTGGAACTGGAAGACGGGGTGGCCCAGTTTGCCACCCTGGAAGACGGGGGCGGCCAGGGCGCCAATCACTGGTACCGGGTCAGCCTGTTTGAAGGGCGGAACCGGGAAGTGCGGCGCATGTTTGAAGCCGTGGGAGCGACGGTGAGCCGCTTGATTCGTCTCAGCTACGGCCCCTTTGTTCTGCCGTCCAACCTGAAGCGGGGCCAGGTGCGGGAATTGACCGAGGCGGAAGTGGCCAAGCTGATGGGGGATTTCGGGCTGCCGGTGCCGAAAATTACGCCCCTGCGGGATAAAAACAAGCGTCGCTGA
- the scpB gene encoding SMC-Scp complex subunit ScpB, whose product MPRLPSNPAETKRVLEAILLSTPQALSTAELRQVFEGELAPDVLRKLLDELREEWAERPVELVQLSSGWRFRTRAEYLPYIDALNPEKPPRYSRAVLETLAIIAYRQPVTRGDIEDIRGVTVATQVIKALEERGWVDVVGHRDTPGRPALYATTRKFLDDLGLRSLTELPPLDQLNQTLELNDAQSI is encoded by the coding sequence ATGCCCCGATTACCGTCTAATCCGGCGGAAACCAAGCGGGTGCTGGAGGCGATTCTGCTGTCCACGCCCCAGGCCCTGAGCACCGCCGAATTGCGTCAGGTGTTTGAAGGGGAACTGGCCCCGGACGTCTTACGCAAGCTGCTGGATGAGCTGCGGGAAGAATGGGCGGAACGTCCGGTGGAGCTGGTGCAGCTCTCCAGCGGCTGGCGTTTCCGTACCCGGGCCGAATACCTGCCCTATATTGATGCCCTGAACCCGGAAAAGCCGCCCCGCTATTCCCGGGCGGTTCTGGAAACCCTGGCGATTATCGCCTATCGTCAGCCCGTGACCCGGGGGGATATTGAAGACATCCGGGGGGTAACCGTGGCCACCCAGGTGATCAAGGCCCTGGAGGAGCGGGGCTGGGTGGATGTGGTGGGGCACCGGGATACCCCGGGACGGCCCGCCCTCTATGCCACCACCCGAAAGTTTCTGGATGACCTGGGCCTGCGCAGCCTGACCGAATTGCCCCCCTTGGACCAACTCAATCAAACCCTGGAATTAAACGATGCCCAATCAATCTGA
- a CDS encoding tryptophan--tRNA ligase — MYADRVLSGMRPTGALHLGHYHGVLKNWVRLQHDHSCLFFAADWHALTTHYETPQTIQQNTWDMVIDWLAAGVDPKLATIFIQSQVLEHAELHLLLSMMMPLSWLERVPTYKDQQAKIKDRDLSTYGFLGYPLLMSSDILIYRAGKVPVGEDQLPHLEFTRETARRFNHFYGREPDFEAKAKAALKKLGNKNAKHFEELRARFQEQGEGEAVAQGRALVAEAQSLSQADRERLTGYLEGTGKTILVEPEALLTEASRMPGLDGQKMSKSYGNAITLREDGASVANKVKRMPTDPARARRTDPGEPTKCPVWALHQVYTDGATRETLCQGCRTASIGCIECKQPVIDGILREQAPMRERAQTYLDNPALVRDIVADGNDKARRLARETMADVREAMGISYR, encoded by the coding sequence ATGTACGCGGATCGGGTTCTTTCCGGGATGCGCCCCACGGGCGCTCTGCATTTGGGTCACTATCACGGGGTTCTGAAGAACTGGGTGCGGTTGCAGCATGACCACAGCTGCCTCTTTTTTGCGGCGGACTGGCATGCCCTGACCACCCACTACGAAACTCCCCAGACCATTCAGCAGAACACCTGGGACATGGTCATCGACTGGCTGGCCGCCGGGGTGGATCCCAAGCTGGCCACCATCTTCATTCAGTCCCAAGTGCTGGAACACGCAGAACTCCACCTCCTGCTGTCCATGATGATGCCCCTGAGCTGGCTGGAACGGGTGCCCACCTACAAGGACCAGCAGGCCAAGATCAAGGATCGGGACCTGTCCACCTACGGCTTTCTCGGCTATCCCCTGCTCATGTCCTCGGACATCCTGATTTACCGGGCGGGCAAGGTGCCCGTGGGAGAAGATCAGCTGCCCCACCTGGAATTCACCCGGGAAACGGCCCGGCGCTTTAACCATTTCTACGGACGGGAACCGGATTTCGAAGCCAAGGCCAAGGCTGCCCTGAAAAAGCTGGGTAACAAAAACGCCAAGCATTTTGAGGAACTGCGGGCCCGCTTCCAGGAACAGGGAGAAGGGGAAGCGGTGGCCCAGGGACGGGCCCTGGTGGCTGAAGCCCAGAGCCTTTCCCAGGCGGACCGGGAGCGGCTTACCGGCTATCTGGAAGGCACGGGTAAAACCATCCTGGTGGAGCCGGAAGCCCTGCTCACGGAAGCTTCCCGTATGCCGGGCCTGGACGGGCAGAAAATGTCCAAGTCCTACGGCAATGCCATTACCCTGCGGGAAGACGGGGCGTCTGTGGCCAACAAGGTGAAGCGCATGCCCACCGACCCGGCCCGGGCGCGCCGCACCGATCCGGGGGAACCCACCAAGTGCCCGGTGTGGGCTCTGCACCAGGTCTATACGGATGGGGCGACCCGGGAAACCCTGTGTCAGGGCTGCCGCACCGCCAGTATCGGCTGTATTGAATGCAAACAGCCGGTGATTGACGGCATTCTCCGGGAACAGGCGCCCATGCGGGAGCGGGCCCAGACCTATCTGGATAACCCGGCCCTGGTGCGGGACATTGTGGCTGATGGCAACGACAAGGCTCGCCGCCTGGCTCGGGAGACCATGGCGGACGTGCGGGAAGCCATGGGCATCAGCTATCGCTGA
- the rimP gene encoding ribosome maturation factor RimP produces MDLHELIEKTVTGLGYELVDLELSPRGRLIRVFIDNPAKERGVDVEDCAAVSNQLSRLFAVEDVDYDRLEVSSPGLDRPLKKLEDFQRFAGQEVHIRLRVAQDNRRNFDGELLGLRDGKVCVRLMEKNGGKGAAEALEVSLEPGNIDKARLVPKFD; encoded by the coding sequence ATGGACCTTCACGAATTAATCGAAAAAACGGTCACCGGCCTGGGATACGAGTTGGTGGACCTGGAACTTTCCCCTCGGGGGCGCCTGATTCGCGTCTTCATCGACAACCCTGCTAAGGAGCGGGGGGTGGATGTGGAGGATTGCGCGGCTGTCAGCAATCAGCTGTCGCGCCTGTTCGCCGTGGAGGACGTGGATTACGACCGGCTGGAAGTTTCTTCGCCCGGTCTGGATCGGCCGCTGAAAAAGCTGGAGGATTTCCAGCGTTTCGCCGGTCAGGAGGTGCATATCCGCCTGCGTGTCGCCCAGGACAATCGCCGCAATTTTGACGGTGAGTTGCTGGGGCTGCGCGACGGGAAGGTCTGCGTACGCTTAATGGAAAAGAACGGTGGCAAGGGAGCCGCAGAGGCGCTGGAAGTGTCTCTGGAACCGGGCAATATTGATAAGGCCCGGTTAGTGCCTAAGTTCGATTAG
- the nusA gene encoding transcription termination factor NusA, producing MSREILLLVDALAREKNVAKDVVFSALESALASATKKRINDEAEVRVAIDRVTGEFESFRLWHVVADEEYVNEFNEKPLSEGKEEDEEVEVGDVLEETLEPIDFGRIGAQAAKQVILQKIREAEREQILNDFLERKEHLVTGTIKRIERGNAIVESGKIEALLPRDQMIPKENLRVGDRVKAFLLRVDRNARGPQLILSRTAAEFIVKLFELEVPEIDDGLMEIKGAARDPGVRAKIAVKSNDPRVDPIGTCVGMRGTRVTAVTNELAGERVDIILWSQDPAQFVIGALAPAEVHSIVVDEEKHSMDVVVDEANLAIAIGRGGQNVRLASELTGWNINLMTQEESEKKVEAETAATRLLFMEKLDVDEDVASLLVEEGFSTLEEIAYVPLAEMLEIEAFDEETVNELRNRARNVLLTEAIVTEEQLDGVEEALLSLEGMDKPLAAKLAANGVKTRDDLADLAVDELMDMCGIDEERAKKLITNARSHWFE from the coding sequence ATGAGCCGCGAAATTTTGCTGCTGGTGGATGCGCTGGCACGGGAAAAAAATGTAGCCAAGGACGTGGTGTTCTCCGCCTTGGAATCCGCCCTGGCTTCCGCCACCAAGAAGCGGATCAACGACGAAGCCGAAGTACGGGTGGCGATTGACCGGGTGACCGGGGAATTTGAGTCCTTCCGTCTTTGGCACGTGGTGGCCGATGAAGAGTATGTGAACGAATTCAACGAAAAGCCCCTGTCCGAAGGCAAGGAAGAGGACGAGGAAGTGGAAGTCGGGGATGTGCTCGAGGAAACCCTGGAGCCCATCGACTTCGGTCGTATCGGTGCCCAGGCCGCCAAACAGGTAATTCTGCAAAAGATCCGGGAAGCGGAGCGGGAACAGATCCTGAACGACTTCCTGGAACGTAAGGAACATCTGGTTACCGGCACCATCAAGCGTATCGAACGGGGCAATGCCATTGTGGAATCCGGCAAGATCGAAGCCCTGCTGCCCCGGGATCAGATGATCCCCAAGGAAAACCTCCGGGTCGGTGACCGGGTCAAGGCCTTCCTGCTGCGGGTGGATCGCAATGCCCGGGGGCCCCAGCTGATTCTTTCCCGGACCGCTGCCGAATTCATCGTCAAACTCTTTGAGCTGGAAGTGCCGGAAATCGACGACGGCCTCATGGAAATCAAGGGCGCTGCCCGGGATCCGGGGGTGCGGGCCAAGATTGCAGTTAAATCCAACGATCCCCGGGTCGATCCCATCGGTACCTGTGTGGGTATGCGGGGCACCCGGGTGACGGCGGTGACCAATGAGCTGGCCGGGGAACGGGTGGATATCATCCTCTGGTCCCAGGACCCAGCCCAGTTCGTCATCGGCGCCCTGGCTCCGGCGGAAGTCCATTCCATCGTGGTGGACGAAGAAAAGCATTCCATGGATGTGGTGGTGGATGAGGCCAATCTGGCCATTGCCATCGGTCGTGGCGGTCAGAACGTCCGCCTGGCTTCCGAACTCACGGGTTGGAACATCAACCTGATGACCCAGGAAGAGTCGGAAAAGAAGGTGGAAGCGGAAACCGCCGCCACCCGCCTGCTGTTCATGGAAAAGCTGGACGTGGATGAAGATGTGGCCAGCCTCCTGGTGGAAGAAGGGTTTTCCACCCTGGAGGAAATCGCTTACGTGCCCCTTGCCGAAATGCTGGAAATTGAGGCTTTCGACGAAGAGACGGTGAATGAGTTGCGCAATCGTGCCCGCAACGTGTTGCTCACCGAGGCGATTGTGACCGAGGAACAGCTGGACGGGGTGGAGGAAGCCCTGCTGTCCCTGGAAGGCATGGATAAACCCTTGGCTGCCAAGCTGGCTGCTAATGGAGTGAAAACCCGCGATGACCTTGCCGACCTGGCCGTGGATGAACTCATGGACATGTGCGGTATCGATGAGGAACGGGCCAAGAAACTGATTACAAACGCCCGTTCGCATTGGTTCGAGTAA
- a CDS encoding L-threonylcarbamoyladenylate synthase, whose translation MAQYYNLHPENPEPRLIAKAADVVRQGGLIAFSTECCYALGCHTGDKDAMDRLRRLRGLDDRHHLTLMCRDLSEIARYARVDNAQYRLLKAATPGSYVFILEGTKELPRRLLHARRKTIGLRVPDDPLALALLEELGEPLLTSSLILPGEEMPLTEGWEIQDRLDDQLDLILDGGHCGTEATTVIDLTGGTPELVRAGRGPLAPFGLR comes from the coding sequence ATGGCCCAATACTACAATCTCCATCCTGAAAACCCCGAGCCCCGGCTCATTGCCAAGGCGGCGGATGTGGTGCGCCAGGGCGGTCTCATCGCCTTTTCCACGGAATGCTGCTATGCCCTGGGCTGCCATACCGGCGACAAAGACGCCATGGACCGGCTGCGCCGTCTGCGGGGCCTGGATGACCGGCACCATCTCACCCTGATGTGCCGGGATTTGTCCGAAATTGCCCGTTACGCCCGGGTGGATAACGCCCAGTATCGCTTGCTCAAGGCCGCCACCCCGGGGAGTTACGTCTTTATTCTGGAAGGTACCAAGGAACTGCCCCGGCGCCTGCTCCATGCCCGGCGCAAGACCATCGGCCTGCGGGTGCCGGACGATCCCCTGGCCCTGGCGCTGCTGGAGGAGTTGGGTGAGCCTTTGCTCACCTCATCCCTCATTCTGCCCGGGGAGGAAATGCCCCTCACCGAGGGCTGGGAAATCCAGGACCGCCTGGATGACCAGCTGGATTTGATCCTGGACGGGGGCCATTGCGGCACCGAGGCCACCACAGTGATCGATCTGACCGGTGGCACCCCGGAACTAGTCCGGGCCGGCCGGGGCCCCCTGGCTCCCTTCGGGCTACGCTGA
- a CDS encoding segregation and condensation protein A has translation MSANTSSDVAVSDVAGELAVQEHDPIARVYGQPLEQLPLDLYIPPDALAVMLDAFEGPLDLLLYLIRKANINVLDIPMAPLTAQYLEYVEAMRSQNLELAADYLVMAAMLIEIKSRMLLPRPKEVEGDEVEDPRAELVRRLIEYEQMKLAAVRLNEQPHAERDFFWVETLVEKSLVRRLPEVSMEDLRQAWLGILRQAKLHTAHRIQREELSVREHMGIILRQLQAAEGFVEFVRLFDPAMGAPGLVVHFIAMLELARERLVRISQVEAFAPIYVRLSRGEEAEPPPPEEWGDGMEEGDDDAPITV, from the coding sequence ATGAGCGCCAACACCAGTTCTGACGTGGCTGTTTCCGACGTGGCGGGGGAGCTGGCCGTTCAGGAGCACGACCCCATCGCCCGGGTTTACGGCCAACCCCTGGAACAGCTGCCCCTGGACCTTTACATTCCGCCGGATGCCCTGGCGGTGATGCTGGACGCCTTTGAAGGCCCCCTGGATCTGCTGCTTTACCTGATCCGCAAGGCCAACATCAACGTCCTGGATATTCCCATGGCTCCCCTCACGGCCCAGTATCTGGAGTACGTGGAGGCCATGCGCAGCCAGAATCTGGAACTGGCGGCGGACTATCTGGTGATGGCGGCCATGCTCATCGAAATTAAGTCCCGCATGTTGCTGCCCCGGCCCAAGGAGGTGGAAGGGGACGAGGTGGAAGATCCCCGAGCCGAGCTGGTACGCCGCCTCATCGAATACGAGCAGATGAAGCTGGCGGCGGTGCGCCTCAACGAGCAACCCCACGCGGAGCGGGATTTTTTCTGGGTGGAAACCCTGGTGGAAAAATCCCTGGTGCGGCGCCTGCCCGAAGTGAGCATGGAAGACCTGCGCCAGGCCTGGCTGGGCATTTTGCGGCAAGCCAAGCTGCACACCGCCCACCGCATCCAGCGGGAAGAACTGTCGGTACGGGAGCACATGGGGATCATCCTGCGCCAGTTGCAAGCGGCGGAAGGATTTGTGGAATTTGTCCGACTCTTCGATCCGGCCATGGGGGCGCCCGGCCTGGTGGTACATTTCATCGCCATGCTGGAGCTGGCCCGGGAGCGTCTGGTGCGCATTAGCCAGGTGGAGGCCTTTGCCCCCATCTATGTGCGCCTCTCCCGGGGTGAGGAAGCGGAACCGCCTCCGCCGGAGGAATGGGGGGACGGGATGGAAGAAGGAGACGACGATGCCCCGATTACCGTCTAA